Proteins encoded together in one uncultured Desulfosarcina sp. window:
- a CDS encoding sodium/calcium exchanger protein → MIDGRNWWPGIPMNDTGFLDSLLGILNAMSANLKAGLARLDGLWRFFSALDPWFSLALFLACSMLMVYRLNVLERKGLEGTVLGTLVMPYASGFPNLVFAYSLGRQGGSGAVIVENCIVNNVTNLTLLIGLPALIWGLNVLPNRSVRNVRPSASKLQQLNTLSLMLTLVALFFFTGALWALGRDGRLDFGDGLVLVGLFLFWQVLHVFDVLKYNIHQRRSLPWTVFVDVLLVVILGAGVLSGIDRLVAWVMALGPGFILYDQLGILSGCLMVLPNAVLAMYYAWARRADIVYSSQVGDGHICIPMCIGLFALFSVIQVPDRMVLGILVILGAGLLHLFFVAIVGRLPRFMGALLTIAYGVFLYTGFMG, encoded by the coding sequence ATGATCGATGGAAGGAACTGGTGGCCGGGCATCCCCATGAATGACACCGGCTTTCTCGACTCCCTTTTGGGCATCCTCAACGCGATGTCGGCCAATCTTAAGGCGGGTCTTGCGCGGCTGGACGGACTGTGGCGGTTTTTTTCGGCCCTGGACCCCTGGTTTTCACTAGCCCTGTTCCTAGCCTGCTCCATGCTCATGGTCTACCGCCTCAACGTATTGGAGCGCAAGGGCCTCGAAGGCACCGTGCTGGGCACGCTGGTCATGCCCTACGCCTCCGGGTTTCCCAATCTGGTGTTTGCCTATTCCCTGGGCCGCCAGGGCGGCAGCGGTGCAGTCATCGTCGAAAACTGCATCGTCAACAATGTCACCAACCTGACCCTGCTCATCGGTTTGCCGGCCCTGATCTGGGGTCTGAACGTCCTGCCCAACCGGTCTGTACGCAATGTGCGCCCTTCCGCGTCCAAACTCCAGCAGCTCAACACCCTGTCCTTGATGCTCACCCTCGTGGCCCTGTTCTTTTTCACCGGCGCCTTGTGGGCATTGGGACGCGACGGCCGCCTGGATTTCGGCGACGGTCTGGTGCTGGTGGGCCTTTTTCTCTTCTGGCAGGTCCTGCACGTATTCGACGTTCTCAAATACAACATCCACCAGCGGCGCTCGCTGCCGTGGACCGTTTTCGTGGACGTCCTGCTGGTGGTCATTCTGGGGGCCGGCGTGCTTTCCGGAATCGACCGCCTGGTGGCCTGGGTCATGGCCCTGGGTCCCGGCTTTATTCTCTACGATCAGTTGGGCATTCTCAGCGGCTGCCTCATGGTGCTGCCCAACGCGGTTCTGGCGATGTACTATGCCTGGGCCCGGCGGGCGGACATCGTTTACAGCTCCCAGGTGGGAGACGGTCATATCTGCATCCCCATGTGCATCGGCCTTTTTGCCCTATTTTCCGTCATCCAGGTGCCGGACCGGATGGTTCTGGGCATCCTGGTGATTCTCGGGGCCGGACTGCTGCATCTCTTTTTCGTCGCCATCGTCGGCCGGCTTCCCCGCTTCATGGGGGCATTGCTGACCATTGCCTATGGGGTGTTCCTTTACACCGGATTCATGGGATAA
- a CDS encoding ABC transporter substrate-binding protein produces the protein MKNNHTRFIILWIALTAVLLLCACQDAARDQLTADLQTGITDDEILIGSSLALGGHAGYLGTQTLHGAMAYLRHINTAGGVNGRRIRVVAYDDGYDPPHCLVNTQRLLIEDRVFALFCYVGTPTTVRVLPLIEEARIPLVGMFTGANALREPLNPYLINVRASYYQETAAAVRYLVKRLNISEIAVFYQYDAYGFDGLRGTELALKAFGLVPVANGSYVRGTLDVEAGLDRIRASGARSVVMIGTYEPCAKFIRMARQDGYDPVFYNVSFVGADALARLLGENGEGVIVSQVVPPPETIGEDKPLWGAEEYVKLLAAYYPEDRPNFVGLEGYINARVLVEGLRRAGRQLDRESFVRAIESIRDYDLGIANPLSFSSLDHQGLERVYFTKIEGGRFVLLED, from the coding sequence ATGAAAAACAACCATACCCGATTCATCATTCTATGGATTGCCCTGACCGCTGTTCTGCTCCTTTGCGCCTGCCAGGACGCTGCCAGGGATCAGTTGACGGCCGATCTGCAAACCGGCATTACCGATGACGAAATTCTGATCGGCTCATCACTGGCCCTGGGAGGGCACGCCGGATATCTGGGCACCCAGACCCTGCACGGAGCCATGGCTTATCTGCGGCACATCAATACCGCCGGCGGCGTCAACGGCCGCCGCATCCGGGTCGTGGCCTACGACGACGGCTATGATCCGCCCCACTGCCTGGTGAACACCCAGCGCCTGCTCATCGAAGACCGCGTCTTTGCCCTTTTTTGCTACGTGGGCACGCCCACCACCGTCAGGGTGCTTCCCCTGATCGAAGAAGCCCGCATCCCCCTGGTCGGGATGTTCACCGGCGCGAATGCCCTGCGGGAACCGTTAAATCCCTATTTGATCAATGTCCGGGCGTCTTACTACCAGGAAACCGCCGCCGCCGTCCGCTACCTGGTCAAACGCCTGAACATCAGTGAGATCGCCGTTTTCTACCAGTACGACGCCTATGGATTCGACGGATTGCGGGGTACCGAACTGGCATTGAAGGCCTTCGGTCTGGTGCCGGTGGCCAATGGCAGTTATGTCCGGGGCACCCTGGATGTGGAAGCCGGCCTGGACCGTATCCGCGCCAGCGGTGCGCGTTCCGTGGTAATGATCGGCACCTACGAACCCTGCGCCAAGTTTATCCGCATGGCCAGGCAAGACGGCTATGATCCGGTGTTTTACAATGTCTCTTTCGTGGGCGCGGATGCACTGGCCCGCCTGCTGGGCGAAAACGGAGAAGGCGTAATTGTCTCTCAGGTGGTGCCGCCTCCCGAAACCATCGGGGAGGACAAACCACTTTGGGGGGCCGAAGAATACGTCAAGCTTCTGGCGGCCTATTATCCGGAAGACCGCCCCAATTTTGTCGGCCTCGAGGGGTATATCAACGCCCGCGTGCTGGTGGAAGGGCTGAGGCGGGCCGGCCGGCAATTGGACCGTGAATCCTTTGTCCGGGCCATCGAGTCCATTCGGGACTACGATCTGGGCATCGCCAATCCGCTTTCCTTCAGTTCCCTGGACCATCAGGGCCTGGAGCGGGTTTATTTTACGAAGATAGAGGGCGGTCGGTTCGTCCTGCTGGAAGACTGA
- a CDS encoding ATP-binding protein — MPLEKIKRSSLKNKIFFSITLVILLISVLIALFTRWVLISSLTSELKRRGLGIGQSIAESCRGPILTEDIPQLTSLLFDARLGERKLLIVYVYIQDKKDRVLAHTFTHPFPQGLTDANPLPPDRPNAIRLLKMTGSSVYDVAIPVLEGIYRIGTVHLGVDKNHIDQLIGKLRTTFLGFVSTVTIIFFVISHGLARYITRPISQLTRVSDEISRGNFNFSVPLEDRMGGEDEVRQLASSFMNMAQRIKESQVRLQESEAKYRSLFNSGPNPIFALDQDRHRILDANPRAEAVFGYAREELIGRPFSDLGPIDDSGRQRIGGKNEEVAISKVQYTKKGGSPIHVNVHAIPARYGSVDALIVATTDISEMVEKDSQLIQASKMTTLGEMSAGIAHEVNQPLNAIKMGSEFLEFMVQSGKEIPKADLLHVVAEISGQVDRAVAIIQRLRDFGRKSDFSKNQVQINDCVRSVLEIIGRQLTLQNIRLDLELADGIAPVMAHNNRLEQVIFNLLTNARDAIVQRQENGDDDLDHCIRIASKQDNRHVRLTVSDTGVGISETVKDRIFEAFFTTKQMGEGMGLGLSITNEIVEDYGGTIRIGSGIHGGTAFVLTFPAAG, encoded by the coding sequence ATGCCACTGGAAAAGATAAAACGCTCCTCTTTGAAGAACAAAATCTTCTTCTCCATCACATTGGTGATTCTTCTCATCAGCGTGTTGATCGCCCTTTTTACCCGATGGGTGCTTATCTCCAGCCTGACATCCGAACTCAAACGGCGGGGGTTGGGAATCGGCCAGAGCATCGCCGAGAGTTGTCGGGGGCCTATTCTGACGGAAGATATTCCACAGCTCACCAGCCTCCTGTTCGACGCCCGCCTGGGCGAACGCAAGCTTCTCATCGTCTATGTCTACATACAGGACAAAAAGGACCGCGTGCTGGCCCACACCTTCACCCATCCTTTTCCCCAGGGCCTGACCGATGCCAACCCCCTGCCGCCCGATCGGCCCAACGCCATCCGTTTGCTGAAGATGACGGGCAGCTCCGTTTATGATGTCGCCATCCCGGTGCTGGAGGGAATCTACCGGATCGGAACCGTTCATCTGGGGGTGGATAAAAACCATATCGATCAGTTGATCGGAAAACTGCGCACCACATTTTTGGGGTTTGTTTCCACGGTAACCATCATCTTTTTCGTCATCAGCCACGGCCTGGCGCGCTATATCACCCGCCCGATTTCGCAGCTTACCCGGGTTTCCGATGAAATCAGCCGGGGGAATTTCAATTTTTCCGTTCCCTTGGAAGATCGCATGGGCGGCGAAGACGAGGTCCGCCAGCTGGCCAGTTCCTTCATGAACATGGCCCAGCGGATCAAAGAGTCCCAGGTTCGCCTTCAGGAGTCCGAGGCCAAATACCGGTCCCTGTTCAACAGCGGCCCAAACCCCATTTTCGCTCTGGATCAGGACCGGCACCGTATTCTGGATGCCAACCCCAGGGCCGAAGCCGTGTTCGGCTACGCCCGGGAAGAACTTATCGGACGGCCCTTTTCGGACTTGGGCCCCATTGACGATTCGGGCCGGCAGCGCATCGGCGGTAAAAACGAAGAAGTGGCCATCTCCAAGGTACAATATACGAAAAAGGGCGGCAGCCCCATCCACGTCAACGTGCATGCCATCCCGGCCCGCTATGGCTCCGTTGATGCCCTGATTGTGGCCACCACGGACATCAGCGAAATGGTGGAAAAGGACAGCCAACTGATTCAGGCCAGCAAAATGACCACCCTGGGGGAGATGTCCGCCGGCATCGCCCACGAAGTCAACCAACCCCTCAACGCCATAAAAATGGGCAGCGAATTTCTGGAATTCATGGTCCAGTCCGGAAAGGAGATCCCCAAAGCGGACCTGTTGCACGTGGTGGCGGAAATCAGCGGACAGGTGGATCGTGCCGTGGCCATCATTCAGCGGCTGCGGGATTTCGGACGCAAATCGGATTTCAGCAAGAACCAGGTGCAGATTAACGACTGTGTGCGGAGCGTTCTGGAGATCATCGGCCGGCAGTTGACCCTGCAGAACATTCGCCTGGACCTTGAGCTTGCAGACGGAATCGCTCCGGTAATGGCCCACAACAATCGCTTGGAGCAGGTGATTTTCAACCTGCTCACCAACGCGCGCGATGCCATCGTTCAGCGGCAGGAAAACGGCGACGACGACCTCGATCATTGCATCCGCATCGCCAGTAAACAGGACAACAGGCACGTTCGCCTGACCGTATCCGACACCGGAGTGGGCATTTCGGAAACGGTCAAGGATCGGATCTTCGAAGCTTTTTTTACCACCAAGCAGATGGGCGAAGGCATGGGGCTGGGGCTGTCCATCACCAATGAGATCGTCGAGGATTACGGCGGCACCATCCGGATCGGCAGCGGCATCCATGGCGGCACCGCCTTCGTTCTCACTTTTCCGGCCGCCGGATAA
- a CDS encoding carboxymuconolactone decarboxylase family protein: MYLPQVYQKFQERFPEVFNHFKQLGKATREAGPLDEKTQDLIKLGIAAGANSRGGVMSNTRKAMAAGATVEEVEHAILLAMTTTGFPNTIAALSWVQEVLAETKG, from the coding sequence ATGTATCTTCCCCAGGTCTACCAGAAATTCCAGGAACGGTTCCCTGAAGTCTTCAACCATTTCAAACAGCTCGGCAAGGCAACCCGGGAGGCGGGGCCCCTGGACGAGAAAACCCAGGACCTGATCAAATTGGGCATCGCTGCGGGGGCAAACTCGCGTGGGGGCGTGATGTCGAATACCCGCAAGGCCATGGCTGCCGGCGCAACGGTTGAAGAGGTAGAACATGCCATTCTTCTGGCAATGACCACAACCGGCTTTCCCAACACGATTGCGGCTTTGAGTTGGGTGCAGGAGGTGCTGGCGGAAACGAAAGGCTGA
- a CDS encoding restriction endonuclease has protein sequence MKSHNQMPKYHELMNPLLAALHELGGSGSIEEIAQKVSELSELPEEVLNIPHNPEKSSQTEIEYRLAWARTYLKKYGILENSDRGIWLIVPEKRDVKSVDSQVVVKTVRDEHKKQKEAVEKEKASEEDTDTDIEIPDEAESWRSSLHHVLIHEISPDAFERLAKRILRESGFVQVEVTGRSGDGGIDGKGIMRLSGLLSFHVIFQCKKYKGTVTASDIRDFRGAMIGRADKGLFITTGTFTRDAIREATRDGAPPIDLVDGDQLADKLKELGLGIKKEMVEKISVDTEWFKSI, from the coding sequence ATGAAAAGTCATAACCAGATGCCGAAATACCATGAACTTATGAACCCACTTCTCGCAGCCCTTCATGAGTTAGGCGGTTCTGGTTCTATTGAAGAGATCGCACAAAAAGTTTCGGAATTATCTGAATTGCCCGAAGAGGTTTTGAATATACCGCATAATCCGGAAAAAAGTAGTCAAACGGAGATCGAATATCGTTTAGCATGGGCTCGCACTTATTTAAAAAAATATGGCATATTGGAAAATTCAGATAGGGGTATTTGGCTAATTGTTCCAGAAAAACGTGATGTGAAATCGGTTGATTCTCAAGTCGTTGTAAAAACAGTACGAGACGAACACAAAAAACAGAAAGAAGCTGTCGAAAAAGAAAAAGCATCTGAAGAAGACACAGATACAGATATTGAAATTCCAGATGAGGCTGAGTCCTGGCGCAGCAGCCTCCATCATGTCCTCATACATGAAATATCACCAGATGCTTTTGAAAGATTGGCAAAAAGGATTTTAAGAGAGTCTGGTTTTGTACAGGTTGAAGTAACCGGTCGTTCTGGCGATGGCGGCATCGACGGTAAAGGCATAATGCGATTAAGTGGCTTGCTAAGTTTTCACGTAATTTTTCAGTGCAAAAAATATAAAGGTACTGTCACCGCTTCAGATATCCGTGATTTCAGGGGCGCAATGATAGGACGGGCTGACAAGGGGCTGTTTATTACAACAGGCACTTTTACTCGAGATGCCATCCGAGAGGCTACAAGAGACGGTGCGCCACCAATCGACCTCGTTGATGGAGACCAACTCGCTGACAAGCTGAAGGAATTGGGCCTTGGAATAAAGAAGGAAATGGTTGAAAAAATTTCAGTTGATACTGAGTGGTTCAAATCAATATAG
- a CDS encoding Txe/YoeB family addiction module toxin, translated as MRLIFSDHAWDDYLYWQKTVKKILRRINTLIKETKRSPFEGVGKPEPLKHALSGYWSRRINDEHRFVYKVSEDAILIAQLRYHY; from the coding sequence GTGAGGCTCATCTTCTCAGATCATGCCTGGGACGATTACCTCTATTGGCAAAAAACGGTAAAAAAAATCCTTCGCCGTATCAACACCCTCATTAAAGAAACAAAACGCAGCCCTTTTGAGGGTGTTGGCAAACCTGAACCATTGAAACATGCCCTATCCGGATACTGGTCCAGGCGGATAAATGACGAACATCGATTCGTTTATAAAGTTTCAGAAGATGCGATTCTCATTGCCCAACTGAGATATCACTACTGA
- a CDS encoding type II toxin-antitoxin system prevent-host-death family antitoxin encodes MEAITYTAARQNLAKTMEKVCRDRAPIIVTRKSSESVVIMSLEDFEALEETAYLLRSPKNTRRLIESVAQLENGKGNEKELIE; translated from the coding sequence ATGGAAGCCATAACCTATACCGCTGCAAGGCAAAACCTTGCGAAAACAATGGAAAAAGTTTGCAGAGACCGCGCCCCGATAATTGTGACACGAAAATCGTCGGAATCGGTGGTCATTATGTCCCTTGAGGACTTTGAAGCCCTTGAAGAGACAGCCTACCTGTTGCGGTCACCAAAAAACACCAGACGTCTGATCGAATCGGTCGCCCAGCTCGAAAATGGCAAAGGAAATGAAAAGGAACTTATAGAGTGA
- a CDS encoding transporter substrate-binding domain-containing protein: MEIGANKNRGGINAGSGELYPTFVTKMRVILIFLLLLPTLVLAEEPMRFVYYDDYRPRSWNENGKVRGILVDIVDEAVGKRLGIPVSHFGYPLKRAQQMVKTGLADAFVTLPTQERRSYTVVGNEPIIVFTLKLATRQNHPKISEIEQITTIEQLKDYTIVDYLGDGWAQQHLKNMNVHWLSDIDSIFPFLIQGRADVVILSTRTIFEMHRQGYDPLIKIFPHNLSSVSFYLCVGKHSSYKDRIDEIDSVLKEMRGDGVIDRIENGYYK; the protein is encoded by the coding sequence GTGGAGATTGGTGCAAACAAAAATAGGGGTGGCATAAATGCCGGCTCAGGTGAACTTTATCCAACTTTTGTGACTAAGATGCGAGTGATCTTAATTTTTCTATTATTGCTTCCCACGCTCGTTTTGGCTGAAGAACCAATGCGTTTTGTGTATTATGACGATTATCGACCGCGTTCATGGAATGAAAATGGCAAAGTTCGCGGCATCCTTGTTGATATTGTAGATGAGGCCGTTGGCAAACGATTGGGCATTCCAGTTTCCCATTTTGGATATCCGTTGAAGCGTGCTCAACAAATGGTAAAAACTGGTCTGGCCGATGCGTTTGTTACCCTGCCAACCCAAGAGCGTCGCAGCTACACAGTGGTTGGAAATGAACCCATCATCGTATTTACACTTAAACTTGCTACTCGGCAAAATCATCCAAAAATCAGCGAAATAGAACAAATCACGACCATTGAGCAACTTAAAGATTATACGATCGTAGACTATCTCGGAGACGGATGGGCCCAGCAGCATTTAAAAAATATGAATGTCCACTGGCTATCGGATATCGATAGTATCTTCCCTTTTTTAATTCAAGGTCGCGCGGATGTTGTTATTTTATCCACACGGACTATTTTTGAAATGCACCGCCAAGGCTACGATCCTCTGATTAAAATTTTCCCTCATAATTTATCTTCAGTATCCTTTTATTTGTGTGTGGGCAAACATTCGTCATACAAAGACAGAATCGATGAAATTGACAGCGTCCTTAAAGAAATGCGTGGGGATGGAGTTATTGATCGAATCGAAAATGGGTATTACAAGTGA
- a CDS encoding NifB/NifX family molybdenum-iron cluster-binding protein encodes MTKIAIPTFQKRVSPVFDTCKHMLVINCKNGSEVGRESIFLDNMTLNERCRIFENLGVSVIICGGISEAFGKILKRVKIELTNGIAGEVEDVLSAYLGGCLDTPKFYMPGFNPNDERK; translated from the coding sequence ATGACAAAGATTGCCATCCCGACATTTCAAAAGCGGGTATCACCGGTATTTGATACATGCAAGCATATGCTGGTGATCAATTGTAAAAATGGATCTGAAGTCGGTCGCGAAAGTATCTTCCTCGACAATATGACCTTGAATGAAAGGTGTCGTATTTTCGAAAATCTGGGAGTTTCCGTTATTATTTGTGGTGGTATCAGCGAGGCTTTCGGGAAAATTCTCAAGCGCGTCAAGATCGAATTGACCAACGGAATCGCCGGCGAGGTCGAGGACGTGCTATCGGCGTATTTGGGTGGCTGCCTGGATACACCGAAATTCTACATGCCGGGTTTTAACCCAAACGACGAGCGGAAGTAA
- a CDS encoding MBL fold metallo-hydrolase yields MKRRTFLKSMAATGIASSMTGAVIPSPAEAAKKLDIGEIKGLKIDVLTETSWFDNDVFKKDIMDYGGAMTNQYTIPWKWDNAGGYAVLITVTTLEGQERKFMMDFGWNNEWMDYIYEEKSDVASLISKDEIEFWVLSHWHLDHYWGVESTLKRKQDITLYAPATYYPEDMALLKDKAHHTAKNKETGQMDHICKNDYPHTGKLVLCDPKGENGEGIYRLMPGVAVRNFDVPILLRVRGENVLYFNVKDKGVVTVTGCCHPGILSLFSYARRNFQGYKPYGCYGGLHISLFETWDPKFDDIIKGVKSFKIEKLGCNHCTGWIWAEKAAASGVPVVKGTDKYKSYKKFSTVAKASNVFLTNGDTVTF; encoded by the coding sequence ATGAAACGAAGAACTTTTCTTAAATCAATGGCGGCCACCGGGATAGCCTCTTCCATGACAGGGGCTGTGATTCCAAGTCCTGCTGAAGCAGCCAAAAAGCTGGATATCGGTGAAATTAAGGGACTTAAAATTGATGTGTTGACGGAAACGAGCTGGTTCGACAACGATGTTTTCAAAAAGGATATCATGGATTACGGCGGGGCCATGACCAATCAATACACGATTCCCTGGAAATGGGACAATGCCGGTGGGTATGCGGTTTTGATTACGGTCACCACACTTGAAGGCCAGGAACGCAAATTCATGATGGACTTCGGCTGGAACAATGAGTGGATGGATTATATTTACGAAGAAAAAAGCGATGTCGCCTCCTTGATCAGCAAAGATGAAATCGAATTCTGGGTTCTTTCGCACTGGCATCTGGATCACTACTGGGGCGTCGAATCCACCTTGAAACGCAAGCAGGATATCACTTTGTATGCGCCGGCAACCTACTACCCTGAAGATATGGCGCTGCTGAAGGACAAGGCCCATCACACAGCAAAGAACAAAGAAACGGGCCAGATGGATCATATCTGCAAGAACGATTATCCTCATACGGGGAAACTGGTACTGTGCGACCCCAAAGGTGAAAACGGCGAAGGCATTTATCGGTTGATGCCCGGTGTGGCGGTTCGAAATTTCGATGTGCCGATTCTTTTGAGGGTGCGGGGCGAAAACGTGCTCTATTTTAACGTAAAAGACAAAGGCGTGGTTACGGTAACCGGTTGCTGCCATCCCGGAATTCTTTCACTGTTTTCCTATGCGAGGCGGAACTTCCAGGGATACAAACCCTATGGTTGCTATGGCGGCCTGCACATCAGTCTGTTTGAGACCTGGGATCCCAAATTTGACGATATCATCAAAGGCGTTAAGTCATTCAAGATTGAAAAGCTCGGATGCAACCACTGCACCGGCTGGATATGGGCTGAAAAGGCGGCCGCTTCTGGCGTTCCGGTTGTAAAAGGAACGGATAAATATAAATCCTACAAGAAATTTTCAACGGTGGCCAAAGCCAGCAATGTTTTCCTCACCAATGGGGATACAGTCACGTTCTGA
- a CDS encoding cytochrome c — MKKRHMDWWRVSTFFICALFLLGGLCIVANQSMAKSKSVAHKQAFAVYAKKCLGCHDSVADPEKPGRTRDDWHLVVNVMHKYGMDLTADEADMIIDLLYDLRKGMEREAG; from the coding sequence ATGAAGAAAAGGCATATGGATTGGTGGAGGGTATCCACTTTTTTTATTTGTGCGCTTTTTTTGCTGGGGGGACTTTGCATCGTGGCGAATCAGAGCATGGCAAAAAGTAAGTCTGTTGCCCATAAGCAGGCGTTCGCCGTTTATGCAAAAAAATGCCTTGGCTGCCACGACTCGGTCGCCGATCCCGAAAAACCGGGTCGTACACGCGATGATTGGCACCTTGTGGTCAACGTCATGCACAAATACGGCATGGATCTGACAGCAGATGAAGCGGATATGATTATCGACCTGCTTTACGATCTCAGAAAGGGCATGGAAAGAGAAGCTGGATAA
- a CDS encoding sigma 54-interacting transcriptional regulator: MFELDKPFPRLYRSILDSIADGVYTVDLNWRVTSFNKAAERITGIRNEEAIGRKCFEVLRSSMCEDQCILKQVMEDRKTVPNRPIYIIRADQKQIPINMTTGILKNAENRIIGGVMSFRDLSDINTLHKELQKQHTFEDIISKNKQMQKIFSILPQIAQSRSTVLIEGESGTGKELVARAIHNNSFQAKGPFVAVNCSALPDSLFESELFGYKVGAFTDAKKDKPGRFDQAQKGTILLDEIGDISLAVQAKLLRVLEQKIYEPLGSVEPVHTNARVIAATHHNLYQMVQNRNFREDLYYRINVVRLALPPLRDRKEDIPSLIDHFIERFNVLNGKEILGVSQEALALLMLYDWQGNVRELENTIEHAFVMCREKLIRREHLPGRFLPLDKKIQGPPSRVLKDIEKEAITQALERNQWNKSKTARELGIHKNTLRRKIIRFNVSENQE; the protein is encoded by the coding sequence ATGTTCGAGTTGGACAAGCCTTTTCCCAGATTGTATCGAAGCATCCTGGATTCCATCGCCGATGGTGTCTATACGGTTGATTTGAACTGGCGGGTGACGTCTTTCAACAAAGCCGCCGAAAGGATCACCGGGATCAGAAATGAAGAGGCGATCGGGCGCAAGTGTTTCGAAGTGCTTCGAAGCAGTATGTGCGAAGATCAGTGCATCCTGAAACAGGTCATGGAAGACCGAAAAACCGTTCCTAACCGCCCAATTTACATTATCCGTGCCGATCAGAAACAAATTCCCATTAACATGACGACCGGTATTTTAAAAAATGCAGAAAACCGGATCATCGGCGGTGTGATGTCCTTCCGAGATTTATCCGACATCAATACGCTTCATAAAGAACTCCAAAAGCAGCATACGTTTGAAGACATCATTAGTAAAAACAAGCAAATGCAAAAAATTTTCTCAATTCTCCCCCAAATCGCCCAAAGCAGGAGCACGGTTTTGATCGAAGGGGAAAGCGGCACCGGAAAAGAACTTGTTGCGCGGGCGATTCATAATAACAGCTTCCAGGCAAAAGGCCCTTTTGTGGCTGTGAACTGCAGTGCATTACCGGACAGTCTGTTTGAGTCCGAATTGTTCGGATATAAGGTCGGCGCCTTTACGGACGCTAAAAAAGACAAACCCGGTCGGTTCGACCAGGCTCAGAAGGGAACAATTTTATTGGATGAAATCGGTGATATCTCTTTGGCTGTTCAAGCCAAATTGCTTCGTGTATTGGAACAAAAAATATACGAGCCCCTGGGTTCTGTCGAACCGGTTCACACCAATGCCAGGGTTATTGCCGCCACTCACCATAACCTGTATCAAATGGTGCAGAACAGAAACTTCCGGGAAGATCTGTATTATCGCATCAACGTTGTCCGGCTGGCATTACCGCCGCTACGGGACCGCAAAGAAGATATCCCGTCGCTGATCGATCATTTCATTGAGCGATTCAATGTTCTCAATGGGAAAGAGATATTGGGCGTATCACAGGAGGCCTTGGCCTTGCTGATGTTATACGATTGGCAAGGAAATGTGAGAGAACTCGAAAATACCATCGAGCATGCTTTTGTCATGTGCCGTGAAAAGCTCATTCGCCGAGAGCACCTGCCAGGTAGGTTTTTGCCGTTAGACAAAAAAATTCAAGGCCCTCCCAGCCGGGTGCTGAAGGATATCGAAAAAGAAGCCATTACCCAGGCACTGGAGCGAAACCAATGGAACAAAAGCAAAACAGCAAGAGAACTCGGCATTCATAAAAATACATTGCGACGCAAAATAATCCGGTTTAACGTCTCAGAAAATCAAGAATAG